Genomic window (Synechococcus sp. LA31):
AAATCATGGCTCCCTTCATTCGAGCTGATCTTCTGGATCTCGCGATCCCGTTTCTCCGTGGCGTGCGCAGTGGCTATGGCCTGGATCGTTTTGCCTTGCCCCTCTGTGCCGATCACCTCGGCGCCTGGCGGTTTGCGGCCGTTGATCTCACGCCGTTGTCCCATGTGCGCGTGTTTGGTTCACTCGAAAAGCGTTTCACCAATGGTTTGCTCAGCAAGGAGGAGGAGTTGCTGATCCGTCAGCGGTTGATGCTGGCGATGGGTTTTGATGTGGATCAAGTGCTTTATGGACGACTGGAGGGGGCAGCGAACTGATGACGGAGACTTCTCCTCTTTCTGTCAGCTTTGCTGCGGCTGCTGAATCTTCGGGTAGTGATAAGTTTCATCAGCATGGTTATCACCGCTTTTATCCCCGTCATCTTGATCGCTTTCGCCACCGGAAGGGGAATCTCGTGGAGATCGGTGTTGATGAAGGTAAAAGCCTGCAGCTTTGGCGCCAGTACTTACCAAACGCATTTCTTCATGGTGTCGATATTGGGATGGAAGGCGAAGGAGATCGCTTCCTGGTTCATCGCTGTGATCAGGGCGATCCTGGCCAGTTGCGAGTGGTTGCTGAGCGAATCGGGGCTGCTTTCGCGATCATCGATGATGGATCCCATATTCCCGAGCATCAATTGCTCACGTTTGATCTCTTTTTTAGCGCTGTGCTGGAACCCGGAGGGGTTTATATCCTGGAAGATATCGAGGTTTCGTACTGGCGGCGTGGAGTTCTCTACGGCTATCCAACCCGGTACGGGCTGCATTATTCACGCACTCTGATGGCGGCCATGAAGCTGTTGGTGGACTGGCTGAATCGTGAATTCCTCTCTGATGCGGATCGCTCTGTGTTGTCCACACGGTTGCAAGACGCAGGATTGAGCATTGCAACCTGTCATCAGGTAGCCTCAATTGAATTTGCGCAGAACTGTGTGATTCTGCGGAAGCGCGAGCCGTGGGAGCAGGCTTTTGATGGACGGCCCTATCAGTTTTCTGAGTACGTATAGGGGCCAAGCACGGATTTCTATTGCAGTTCAGTCGAGATTTCTCATGCTGGTGCAGAGCCAAACCGCTCATAAAACCAGCCATACCGCTGGCGAATCCAGTCGCAGAGGTGTGCGCATAGTACCTCTTCTCCGCGGCTCGGTTGAGGCTCTACCTTTCGACGGATTGTGTGATCGCCGAACACGCCATACACCTCATCATCTTCCACCGTGATTTGCTCCACATTGTTGAAATCGTGGTCTTCGTAAGACGGCAACCCCAGGTAGGCATAAAAGCGTTCCAGCTCTTGGCCGGGGTTGGCACAGAGATCCTCATAGCGAATGAACAACATCTGCTGATCGATGCCATGACGCAGGATCTCCAGTAGCCGCTCCATCGCCAGCCCCACTGGTGGCGTCACCACCCAATGATCCAGGCGTTTCTCCAGGCTGGTGTTCAACATCTCGCTGTGGTTCACCAGGCCTGGATCCCGCAGCGTGGCCTTGCGGTAATTACGTTCCATCGAGCAGAGAATGTCCACCGGATCGCGCAGCATGCACACGATCTTTGGGTTTGGATAAAAGGCATCCAAAAACGTGTAGTGCACCCCCCAACCGCGGCTTTTGTCCAGGAGCCAAGGCTTGCTTGTCAGCGCCGAGGCATAGCCCTCCAGCCCGCCGCGGCAGAATCCGATGAAGGCCCGCTCCATTTCATCGCGGTTTTGCGCTTTGAATTCCTCGCCCCGGCTGAACTGGCTTCGGGCTGTGTAGAGGAGATCCAGCAACCCCGATGTCGGTGTCACATGAAACTCGGGATTCTGCCCCACGATGTTGCTGAGCAACGTCGACCCTGAGCGCGGCAACGACGACTGAAAAGCGATCCGCGGCGGCATGGGTGGTGTGGTTCTTAACCCATCATCGCTCTTAAAGGCGATTCAGTGGCTTGCCATGCCCCTGCCTTGAGCTAGGGGACGTTGTTCGTGCTCAAATCGAGTCGTGATTTGCGTGAGCAAAGCCCGTTCGGCTGCCCATTGATCGCCGGTAACGGTCATCAGCAGCACACTCAGCTCCACCGGGTTTGTTGATACCGTGGTCTCGACCCCTTGGATGGCCGGTGCTCTTTGCCGATGCTCAGGGCTTGGCGCACCCTCTTGGATAGGGAAGCCGCGCATGCTTGCCCACGCAGATGCTGTTGAGCCCACCGATTTCATTGAGGGAGCTGAAGCCGTACTCCTTCAGTCCCCACATCGTTCCCGAAGTTATCTCGCGCATCTCTAATCCACCTGATTGGTCACGGGCCTGGCTGATCGGTACCCACTGAAAGATCGGTTGATCACCGTGGGCAAACTCGTGCAGGGGGTCTTGTAGTGGCTGGTTCTGGCAACGGGCGCTTCATCCCGTTGTGCATGGGCCGCTGCTGAGATCACCACCATCCCAACCACGATGAGTGCCCGGCACAGCTTGGTGGCATTGCGGTGGGTGTTCGTCATGGCTCGGAGGGCCTGGGCCCGGGCAGCTCTTGGATCCGCTCCATCTCAGCATCAACGCCGCACGGCGGTGCTTAGCGGATCGTGTTGCATCAGATCAGCGCAGCACTGTTGCCATCGCCGCTTGGCCGTGGCTATGGCCTGGATAGTGCTCAAGATCCCCTCCAATGAAGTCTGTTGCGCTGTTGATGGCTGGAAGCCTCCTGGTTGGTAGTGGTTTCGGAATGCATGCCTCGGCCATGGAGCCGATTGTGCTGGCCACCACCACACCAGAGGTGCAGCAGCCTGTGGCTCAAGAACAGAACCACCTGCAGGCCGCGTCATCGGAGATGCGCCAGGGCGTCACGCGTGATGGCGATCTGCCGCTGGAATTCAAGAAGCCCACAGGCCCGAAGGCTCATCACGTGATCAATCTGAGCTTTTAGGCGTTTCATCACTCAGCCCCAGCAGCTGCTGCACGGTTTGAAGAATCTTGCGGCTGCTGCTGGCCACGCGTTCGAGGTCTTGCAGTGTGCTGAGCAATAAGGGCTGGCTCTGTTGCAGGAGTTGCTGAGCTTGGCGGGAGGTTTGCTCGGCGCTGCTGCCGGTTGAACGCAGCTGTTGCAGTGTCTGCCGCAGCTGAGGTGTGGTGGTTGCCGTTTCCCGTTCTAGCGTGGAGGCCAGCTTGTTGATCCCGCGAAGGGTGGCGGGGATCTCATGGCTGGTGAGGCGCGTTGTGTTTTTGAGCGTCGCCAGCAGTTCGGTTTGCGTGTCGATCAAGCGATGCATCAGGTTGTTGATCGCCACGGGTTGCACATAGGGCAAGGTGCGCTCTGCCAATTTGGCGCCAGGTTCAGTGGCCTGTGGATCCGCGCTGATGATCACGAAGTGATCACCCACAACGCCTTCTTGGCCAAGGCTGGCCATGCTTTTGGGGCCAATCAGATCAGCATGCTGTTCTTGCACCCGCAGGGTGACTTTCACCTTGGCATTGGGTTCGAGCTGTAGGGCCTGCACCTTGCCCACGGGGATGCCTGAAATGCGCACGTCCTGCCCGGAACGCAGCCCTTCGGCATTGCTGCTCAACAGATGCAACAACACCCAGCGTGTGCCCCATTGCTGTTCGCGTGCCATCCCCACCACCAACGCAACTGCCAGCACCAGGCCGGAACCCAAGAACACATAGCGCTCGCGGAGGCTGTTCGGGGGGATGGTGGGACTCATTGCGGGCTTGCGCTTAGGTGCAAGGGATCGATCACGCTGATCCATAGCAATTTGAGTGATAGCAGCAAGAGAAATCCTTCGGCGAGCTGATCGCTCACCAAGAGGCCTGGATCCTGGCCGCGCAGCAGAGCACGTCGGCTACGCCATTGGCACCACCCACTCATTGCGGCAAGAAACACGCCTGCCCGCAGGCACGAGCGGGCTACATCCGGCAGCAGAACTCCATAGAGCAGATCACGAAATTCACCCACCAGATCGCTACGCGGCGTTCCCAGCACCCCGCCACACATCGCGGCTGCCAGAAACAGCAACTGGAGCAGAGCGCCCGCAAGACCTGCCGCTGCGAGCCGCTCAACGCGGTAGGCGTCTCCCACGACTTGAAGACGCTGGATCCAACGGGGCAGGAGCAGTGCCAGCGCAAACAGCGCCACCATCATGGGCCCCACCAGCTGCAGCACTAGCAGGATTAATAACTCCAGGCTGAAGCGGCTGGTTTGTGCCAGTGGCCCGCTGGCCAGCTGCACAATTCCAAGACCCACCACGAAGCCGGCGACAATCACAGGACCACCGCAACGCTCGCCATAGCGCTCAGCCAGCTTGGCCATCGCGGAGAGGCTCTGAAGGCCAGCCATCGCTTTCATGATTCCCTTGATCATTCCGTGATGTGCGTGCACCAGGCACGGCTTACCGCGAGGGCCAGGGCACGCACGGTTGGCTACTCAATTGCGCTGTGGCCGATGAAGCCGATG
Coding sequences:
- a CDS encoding sulfotransferase translates to MPPRIAFQSSLPRSGSTLLSNIVGQNPEFHVTPTSGLLDLLYTARSQFSRGEEFKAQNRDEMERAFIGFCRGGLEGYASALTSKPWLLDKSRGWGVHYTFLDAFYPNPKIVCMLRDPVDILCSMERNYRKATLRDPGLVNHSEMLNTSLEKRLDHWVVTPPVGLAMERLLEILRHGIDQQMLFIRYEDLCANPGQELERFYAYLGLPSYEDHDFNNVEQITVEDDEVYGVFGDHTIRRKVEPQPSRGEEVLCAHLCDWIRQRYGWFYERFGSAPA
- a CDS encoding MlaD family protein — protein: MSPTIPPNSLRERYVFLGSGLVLAVALVVGMAREQQWGTRWVLLHLLSSNAEGLRSGQDVRISGIPVGKVQALQLEPNAKVKVTLRVQEQHADLIGPKSMASLGQEGVVGDHFVIISADPQATEPGAKLAERTLPYVQPVAINNLMHRLIDTQTELLATLKNTTRLTSHEIPATLRGINKLASTLERETATTTPQLRQTLQQLRSTGSSAEQTSRQAQQLLQQSQPLLLSTLQDLERVASSSRKILQTVQQLLGLSDETPKSSD